Within Desulfobacter sp., the genomic segment CACTGCAGGAGCCAGCGGCCTCCACCCCTTTTTCAAAGAAAAATCAATACTGTTCCCGGTTCTTCTCCTGGCCGGCATCGGCGCCGTCATGGTCTATTCTGCCTCTTCCGCCGTCTCCATGGAAGAGCACAACACCTTGTTTTTTTACATCAAACGCCATGCGGTCTTCCTGGGGCTGAGCATGGGCGTGATGTTCACGGCCGCCTCTTTTCCCTACAGGCTTTACAAAGGCCTGGCGTATATCATCCTCTTTGCCGCCATCGGCCTGCTCATTGCGGTGCTGGTGCCGGCCATGAGCGTGAAAGCCGGCGGGGCCTGCCGGTGGCTCTGCCTGGGGGGACTGACCTTCCAGCCCGCGGAATTTGCAAAGCTGGCCCTGATCATTTTCATGGCCTATTCCCTGTCCAAAAAGCAGGAGATGATTAGACAATTTTCCATCGGTTTTCTGCCCCATGCCATGATCATGGCCCTCTTTGCCATGCTCATCATCAACCAGCCCGACTTCGGCACCATCGTCGTCATGGGAATGATCTGCTGGGGCATGATGTTTGTGGCCGGGGTGAGGATACTTCACCTGCTCAGCCCCCTGCCCCTGGTGATTCCCATCGTCTACTTCCTGGTATTCAAGGTGGAATACCGGCTGCTGCGGATCACTGCCTTCTTAAACCCCTGGGACGATCCCTACGACACCGGATACCAGATAACCAACTCCCTCAAGGCCTTCGGGTCCGGGGGGCTCACGGGAAAAGGCATCGGCCTGGGCATGCAGAAACTGCATTACCTGCCCGAACCCCATACGGATTTTATCTTTTCCATCATCGGCGAGGAACTTGGGCTCATCGGGGTCATGTCCATCCTCTGCCTCTACGGGGTCATCCTCATGGCCGGCACCCGCATCGCCCGGCAGGCGGACAGTCTCTTCGGTGCCATGACGGCAGCGGGCATCACCCTGTACATCGGGCTGCAGGTCATCATCAACACCGGGGTGGCCCTGGGGGTACTCCCCACCAAGGGGCTGACCCTGCCCTTTATCAGCTACGGGGGCACTTCTTTGATCATCAACATGGCGGCCATGGGCATATTAATGAATATAGGGGCATCTGCAGATGACAAAAAATAGCAGACATATCATCATTGCCGGCGGAAAAACCGGGGGCCACCTCTTCCCTGGCATAGCCGTGGCCCAGGCCCTGAAGGACCTGGATCCCGCCGTCCGGATTCTATTTGTGGGCACCGATGCCCCCTTTGAAACAAACACCCTGGCCCGTTACAAATTTGCCCACAGGACCATTGTCTCCAGGCCCGTCAAGGGCGGCAGCCTGCTTTCCAAGGTCTGGTCCTCGGCCCTGGTCCTGGTCAGCATCCTCCAGGCCATGTATATCATTTTAAGATTCAGGGCGGATTTCATCCTGGGCGTTGGGGGATTCTCATCCTTTGCCCTGGTGGCGGCCGGCAGGTTGCTGTTCAGGCGCACCGCCATCCAGGAGCAGAACGCCATTCCCGGCATGACCAACCGGATGCTGTCGAAAATTGCCCATACCATCTTTATTTCCTTTGAAAATACCAAAGGGATGCCGGTGAACGAAAAGACCTTTCTTTCTGGAAATCCCATCCGTAAAAGCCAGGCGTCAGACGAAATTAAAGAGGCGCCTGTCCTTGACCTTGCCGGACCCAAGGATTTCACCATACTGGTCACCGGGGGCAGCCAGGGGGCGGCATCCATTAACCGGGCCTTCATGGATGCCGTGGCCATGATGGAAGAGACCGACGACCTGTTTATCATTCATCAGACCGGCCAGCACGGTATTGCCGAAGCCAGTGATTTTTACAAGAACAGACATCTCAAGGCCCAGGCCCGGGCCTTTTTCCACGACATGCCCGCCATCCAGCGCCGGGCCGATCTGGTCATCACCCGTGCCGGGGCAGGCACCCTGTCGGAACTGACCATCAAAGGAAAACCCGCCATCCTGGTTCCCTTTCCCCATGCCGCAGACGACCACCAGACGGCCAATGCCCAGAACCTGGCCGACAAAGGGGCGGCCCTGATGATTGCGGACAAGGACCTCACAGGAGAGGCGCTTTATGCCATGATCCAGGACCTGCGCGCCCACCCGGCCAAGCGGGATGAAATGAGAAAAACCATGAAGACACTGGCCCGGCCCAACGGGGCCCGGATCATCGCAGAACATATTCTCGGCCCCAATCCGGAAGCGGCCGAACAAGGAGACAATTAGTGTACCAACCCAACTACCATATTCACTTTGTGGGCATCGGCGGCATCGGCATGAGCGGTATTGCCGAATTGCTTTTAAACCTGGGATACGGGGTGTCCGGTTCCGACCTCAAACTCTCCCATATCACGGACCGCCTGGAGGGCAAGGGCGCCGTCATTTACAAGGGCCATGCCAAGGAAAATATAAGAGAGGTCAACGTGGTGGTGACCTCCTCGGCCATTGCCGAGGAAAACCCGGAAGTGGTCCGGGCCAGAGAACTGAACCTGCCCATCATTCCCCGGGCGGAAATGCTGGCGGAACTGATGCGCATCAAATACTCCATTGCCGTATCCGGGGCCCACGGTAAAACCTCAACCACCTCCATGATCTCCCAGATCCTGAACACTGCCGGCCTGGACCCCACGGTGATCATCGGCGGCCTGCTCCAGGGGCTGGATACCAACGCCCTCCACGGCTCAGGCGACTTCATCGTGGCTGAGGCCGATGAAAGCGACGGGTCATTTCTCAAATACGCCCCGGCCATTGCCGCGGTGACCAATATCGACCTGGAACACCTGGACTATTACTCGGGTATTGAAGACATCAAGGATAAATTCGTCCAATTTATCAATTCCATTCCCTTTTACGGCCTGGCCGTCCTCTGCCTGGACAACGAGCATATCCAGGACATCATGCCCAGAATCAATGTCCGCCATACCACTTACGGGATGAGCGCCCAGTCCGATCTCCAGGCAAAAAACATCCGGTTCAAAGACGGCAAAAGCATATTCAATGTATTCCAAAAGGGCGAGGACCTGGGGGAAATCCTGCTGAACATTGCAGGCCAGCATAACATCCTCAACGCCATGGCCGGCATTGCCGTTGGCCTGGAACTGAACATCCCCTTTGAAACCATTAAAAAGGCCCTGGAAAAAATCAAGGGGGTCAAGCGCCGCCTGGAAATCAAGGGGAAAAAGAAGGGAATCACGGTGATGGATGACTACGGACACCATCCCACTGAGATCGCGGCAACCCTGACAGCCGTCAGGGAAAGCTATCCGGACAAACGGCTGATTGTTATGTTCCAGCCCCACAGGTACACCCGGACCCAGGCCCTGTTCGACGAGTTCACCCGTTCCTTTTACCAGTCCGACATCCTCATGGTCCTGCCCATTTATCCGGCCTCGGAAGCGCCCATCCCCGGCGTTGACGCCGAAAGCCTGGTGGAAGGAATCCGGGCCCATGGCCATAAAGAGGCCGTATTTGCCCCGGACTTTACCCAGGCCCTGTCCATGGCCACCCATAAGGCAAAAGAAGGGGACATGATCCTTACCCTGGGGGCCGGCGACGTATACACCCTGGGGGAAAAACTGGTGGAGATCCTGTAAACAGATGACATTCGGTCCCGAACATATGGATCTTTTCAATGGCTTCAACCTTGAGGCAGGGGTGAACCTGGACCGGTTTACCAGCTTCAGGGTGGGGGGGCCTGCCGATCTGCTGGCCCGTCCCGAAACCGTTGAGGAGCTGGTCCGGCTTGCCGGGATTGCCAGCCATAACCATATTCCGGTCACCATCCTGGGCGGCGGCTCAAACACCCTGATTTCGGACAGGGGAATCCAGGGGCTGGTACTGGTACTCTCCCGGATGAAAGCCGCTCCAAAGGCCGTTGATACAGATGCCGGCATCCGGGTGACGGCCCTGGCCGGGGAACGTTTATCCACCCTCTGCCGCATGGCTGTGGAAAAGGGATGGCGCGGCCTGGAATGGGCCGCCGGCATCCCCGGAACCCTGGGCGGGGCGCTGATGATGAATGCCGGGTCCCACGGCGGAGATATGTCAGAAATTACGGTTTCCATGGATATCCTGGACATGGAAACCCTGGAATACCGGACACTCAAGGCAGGGGACCTTGATTTCAGCTACAGATCCCTCAACCTGGGCGGCGCAGTCATTTTAAAGGCGGAACTTACGCTGGCCCCTGGCAACGCCGGGGAGGTCCGGCAACGGTTCGAGGCCAACCTGAAGGCAAAAAAGAAAAGCCAGCCCGTCTCCAAAGCCAGCGGGGGCTGTTTTTTTAAGAACCCCTCTCCGGATAATCCCGCCGGCCGCCTCATTGAACAGGCAGGCCTCAAGGGGTACAGGATGCATGGGGCCATGGTCTCGGATCTCCATGCCAATTTCATCATCAACCATGACAATGCCAGTTGCAGCGATATACTGGCCCTGAAACGCCTGGTACAGGACCGGGTATATGAAAAATTCGGAATCAGACTGGAAACAGAGGTGAAAGCCATTGGCCGCTAAAAAAATAAAACCCAATCGGTATAAACCCGAAACCCTGGCCGGCAGCCGCCCTGCCCCGGGGCGTCCGAGATCAAACCTTCTGGCAAGGATAACGTCGCGAAAATGGGCCGGTGCGGCCTCCGGCCTTCTGCTGATGGCCGCCATGAGCCTGTCGGCCATCTGGCTCCACGATGCCGTTGTCCAGAGCCCCTTTTTCACCATCCGTACCGTGGAGGTGTCGGGACTGAACCGGGTCTCCAGGGAGGCGCTTTTGGACCGGGCCGGACTGGACCGGGAACGCAACCTGTTTGAAATCCGCCCCGAATATATTGAAAAACGGCTGGCCGCCCTTCCCTGGATCGCCCGGGCCAGGGTGGAACGGCATTTTTTCTCAAAACTGTCCATCTGTGTTGAAGAGGAAATGCCCTTGGCCATTGTGGCCATCGAAAACCTGTCGGATCTCATCATCAACACCCAGGGGATGCCCTTTAAGGAATACGACCCCGAGAAGGACCAGCTCAATACCCTGCCCGTGATCACCGGGGTGGACCTGACCCTGTCCGGTAATATTTACAGATTTGAAGGGGCATTATTCAATTCGGTCATGGATCTGCTCAAGGTAAAGGGGCTGGGCCGGATCCGTTCCATACACGGGGATCCACACACCGGTATTCTGATCCAGGCACCTGATATTTACAACAGGCCCCAGGGAGACATACCTGA encodes:
- the ftsW gene encoding putative lipid II flippase FtsW — protein: MAKSTAGASGLHPFFKEKSILFPVLLLAGIGAVMVYSASSAVSMEEHNTLFFYIKRHAVFLGLSMGVMFTAASFPYRLYKGLAYIILFAAIGLLIAVLVPAMSVKAGGACRWLCLGGLTFQPAEFAKLALIIFMAYSLSKKQEMIRQFSIGFLPHAMIMALFAMLIINQPDFGTIVVMGMICWGMMFVAGVRILHLLSPLPLVIPIVYFLVFKVEYRLLRITAFLNPWDDPYDTGYQITNSLKAFGSGGLTGKGIGLGMQKLHYLPEPHTDFIFSIIGEELGLIGVMSILCLYGVILMAGTRIARQADSLFGAMTAAGITLYIGLQVIINTGVALGVLPTKGLTLPFISYGGTSLIINMAAMGILMNIGASADDKK
- the murB gene encoding UDP-N-acetylmuramate dehydrogenase, yielding MTFGPEHMDLFNGFNLEAGVNLDRFTSFRVGGPADLLARPETVEELVRLAGIASHNHIPVTILGGGSNTLISDRGIQGLVLVLSRMKAAPKAVDTDAGIRVTALAGERLSTLCRMAVEKGWRGLEWAAGIPGTLGGALMMNAGSHGGDMSEITVSMDILDMETLEYRTLKAGDLDFSYRSLNLGGAVILKAELTLAPGNAGEVRQRFEANLKAKKKSQPVSKASGGCFFKNPSPDNPAGRLIEQAGLKGYRMHGAMVSDLHANFIINHDNASCSDILALKRLVQDRVYEKFGIRLETEVKAIGR
- a CDS encoding FtsQ-type POTRA domain-containing protein, which produces MAAKKIKPNRYKPETLAGSRPAPGRPRSNLLARITSRKWAGAASGLLLMAAMSLSAIWLHDAVVQSPFFTIRTVEVSGLNRVSREALLDRAGLDRERNLFEIRPEYIEKRLAALPWIARARVERHFFSKLSICVEEEMPLAIVAIENLSDLIINTQGMPFKEYDPEKDQLNTLPVITGVDLTLSGNIYRFEGALFNSVMDLLKVKGLGRIRSIHGDPHTGILIQAPDIYNRPQGDIPEETEASRALIPIKLGFDGFEEKLAKAIDLSRYMAARFPEKIILAMDLYDMNQIFIKTENALHHYSEKGVQLAGK
- a CDS encoding UDP-N-acetylmuramate--L-alanine ligase encodes the protein MYQPNYHIHFVGIGGIGMSGIAELLLNLGYGVSGSDLKLSHITDRLEGKGAVIYKGHAKENIREVNVVVTSSAIAEENPEVVRARELNLPIIPRAEMLAELMRIKYSIAVSGAHGKTSTTSMISQILNTAGLDPTVIIGGLLQGLDTNALHGSGDFIVAEADESDGSFLKYAPAIAAVTNIDLEHLDYYSGIEDIKDKFVQFINSIPFYGLAVLCLDNEHIQDIMPRINVRHTTYGMSAQSDLQAKNIRFKDGKSIFNVFQKGEDLGEILLNIAGQHNILNAMAGIAVGLELNIPFETIKKALEKIKGVKRRLEIKGKKKGITVMDDYGHHPTEIAATLTAVRESYPDKRLIVMFQPHRYTRTQALFDEFTRSFYQSDILMVLPIYPASEAPIPGVDAESLVEGIRAHGHKEAVFAPDFTQALSMATHKAKEGDMILTLGAGDVYTLGEKLVEIL
- the murG gene encoding undecaprenyldiphospho-muramoylpentapeptide beta-N-acetylglucosaminyltransferase; the encoded protein is MTKNSRHIIIAGGKTGGHLFPGIAVAQALKDLDPAVRILFVGTDAPFETNTLARYKFAHRTIVSRPVKGGSLLSKVWSSALVLVSILQAMYIILRFRADFILGVGGFSSFALVAAGRLLFRRTAIQEQNAIPGMTNRMLSKIAHTIFISFENTKGMPVNEKTFLSGNPIRKSQASDEIKEAPVLDLAGPKDFTILVTGGSQGAASINRAFMDAVAMMEETDDLFIIHQTGQHGIAEASDFYKNRHLKAQARAFFHDMPAIQRRADLVITRAGAGTLSELTIKGKPAILVPFPHAADDHQTANAQNLADKGAALMIADKDLTGEALYAMIQDLRAHPAKRDEMRKTMKTLARPNGARIIAEHILGPNPEAAEQGDN